The following coding sequences lie in one Rutidosis leptorrhynchoides isolate AG116_Rl617_1_P2 chromosome 4, CSIRO_AGI_Rlap_v1, whole genome shotgun sequence genomic window:
- the LOC139841318 gene encoding uncharacterized protein gives MMLYPKNRKTSLKAVFLPEASPLTISEYFVHGLINTLYIDGRTLDEIKEFPQMMQEAITRYKDNFAKDREIFLRMHSSYPIFNECLYLLVPAITIAQLGVSNGNYPTRDEAPQITPVIDHLVTTLAGVYFSSSRIGNGQEQQKNIRINYVNKNILIYSNTSEKIYEKGRSLVKTFEEPFETFTGLLASLPEEMKKLLCNQFSHAPRYSCEHCSDNSTTMG, from the coding sequence ATGATGTTATATCCTAAAAATAGGAAAACTAGCCTTAAAGCAGTTTTTCTACCAGAAGCATCACCATTAACAATATCAGAATACTTTGTCCACGGGCTAATCAATACTCTCTATATCGATGGTCGGACACTTGATGAAATTAAAGAATTTCCTCAAATGATGCAAGAAGCAATTACCCGATACAAAGATAACTTCGCAAAAGACAGAGAAATATTTCTCAGAATGCATTCAAGCTACCCAATATTCAACGAGTGTCTATACCTACTCGTTCCAGCAATCACTATAGCACAACTCGGAGTAAGCAATGGTAATTATCCAACAAGAGATGAAGCACCTCAAATAACACCCGTTATTGACCACCTGGTAACAACTTTAGCAGGAGTTTACTTTAGCTCCTCGAGAATAGGAAATGGCCAAGAACAACAGAAAAACATAAGAATTAATTACGTTAACAAAAATATACTAATTTATTCAAACACCAGCGAGAAGATATACGAAAAAGGTCGTAGTCTAGTCAAAACCTTTGAAGAACCTTTTGAAACATTTACAGGGCTACTAGCTTCACTTCCAGAAGAAATGAAAAAGTTACTATGTAATCAATTCAGTCATGCACCAAGATACAGTTGCGAACACTGTTCAGACAACAGTACAACCATGGGTTAG